One part of the Thiomicrospira cyclica ALM1 genome encodes these proteins:
- a CDS encoding alpha/beta hydrolase, with translation MKQTLTAMKNTVLTGLLAASMAFAGLVNAEEIKQTWQGKTLNANLEMADGKSYSDEFVLLLHGTLTHKGRSTYMALQQNLVEQGISSLSINLSFGLNDRDGEYDCAVPHTHKHTDALDEVGVWLDWLEQQGANNVTLMGHSRGGNQIAWFATERDRDSIANVVLWAPATGAQQSHESYEASFGKAIGPILAQAKDRIKASKGDELMQGIDFIYCQDAQVTAAAFVDYYDIKPQFDTPTLLKSAKKPTLVIIGSDDDVVADLPGAIEALGDLAKVQTVTIDGADHFFLDFYNEDSAIAVREFLN, from the coding sequence ATGAAACAAACGCTGACCGCGATGAAAAACACGGTGCTGACCGGTTTATTAGCTGCCTCCATGGCTTTTGCAGGCTTGGTGAACGCCGAAGAAATTAAACAAACCTGGCAGGGTAAAACCTTGAATGCCAATTTAGAAATGGCGGATGGCAAGAGCTACAGCGATGAATTTGTGTTGCTGCTGCATGGCACCTTAACGCACAAAGGGCGCTCAACCTACATGGCGTTACAGCAAAACCTGGTCGAGCAGGGCATCAGTTCGTTATCGATTAACTTATCTTTTGGTTTGAATGACCGTGATGGCGAGTATGACTGTGCCGTACCTCATACCCACAAACACACTGATGCTTTAGATGAAGTAGGGGTGTGGCTGGATTGGCTAGAGCAGCAGGGCGCAAATAACGTAACCTTAATGGGGCATTCACGAGGCGGCAATCAAATTGCTTGGTTTGCCACCGAACGTGATCGTGACTCGATTGCTAATGTGGTGTTATGGGCACCGGCCACCGGCGCACAACAATCGCATGAAAGCTACGAAGCCAGTTTTGGTAAAGCGATTGGGCCTATTTTGGCACAAGCCAAAGACCGTATTAAAGCCAGCAAGGGCGATGAATTAATGCAGGGCATTGATTTTATCTACTGCCAAGATGCCCAAGTTACCGCGGCTGCGTTTGTGGATTATTATGACATTAAGCCACAATTTGATACGCCAACCTTATTAAAGTCGGCTAAAAAACCGACTTTGGTGATCATTGGTTCCGACGATGATGTGGTGGCCGATTTGCCTGGCGCGATTGAAGCATTGGGCGATTTAGCCAAGGTGCAGACCGTAACCATAGACGGTGCTGATCATTTCTTCTTAGACTTCTATAACGAAGACTCCGCCATCGCTGTGCGTGAGTTTTTGAATTAA
- a CDS encoding AraC family transcriptional regulator, whose translation MSIKTYDIYQEFQAACHILDVDSEAVLRASKISLLTDNLQNLNVTSGQIATIFGELVMQYGKDDFHIKLADGFSKAAFGHSFLALQCSENLLMGIYRVARFKELIEPVRWHITEDDKRLSIELQRQADDFPLYGIGQIMSFLWLVKSCRNVSAKNIVPQRVAITDPAPHLTEISKQIGCEVEIADSAVIEFRLTDLEHRVLSVNNLVTKGLDTSITNTQSLKVDNQTFINLVYHIVNELLPSGEVSSQRVATRLSLSKRTLERRLSEQNTSLTDIVRHCRKDMAEHYLLNTHMPMTEITLMLGYRETTSFFRAFRSWFGCSLKAFKEGASRHS comes from the coding sequence ATGAGCATCAAAACATACGATATTTATCAGGAGTTTCAGGCAGCATGCCATATTTTGGATGTTGACAGTGAAGCCGTTCTGAGAGCATCAAAAATTTCATTATTAACCGATAACTTACAAAACCTAAATGTCACTTCTGGACAAATAGCCACGATATTTGGTGAATTAGTAATGCAGTATGGAAAGGATGACTTTCATATTAAATTGGCTGATGGGTTTTCTAAAGCAGCTTTTGGTCATTCATTTTTAGCATTGCAATGTAGTGAAAATTTATTGATGGGAATTTATCGCGTTGCGCGATTTAAAGAACTTATTGAACCTGTGCGCTGGCATATCACTGAAGACGATAAGCGCTTATCGATTGAGTTGCAGCGCCAAGCAGATGATTTCCCTCTTTATGGCATTGGACAAATCATGAGTTTTTTATGGCTAGTTAAAAGTTGTCGTAATGTGAGCGCAAAAAACATTGTGCCGCAACGTGTCGCCATCACTGACCCAGCACCTCACTTGACTGAAATTTCGAAACAAATAGGCTGCGAAGTTGAAATAGCTGATAGCGCTGTAATTGAGTTTCGACTGACCGACTTAGAACATAGAGTTTTATCCGTTAATAACTTAGTCACCAAAGGTCTCGACACCAGCATAACTAATACCCAATCTCTTAAAGTCGATAATCAAACTTTTATTAACTTGGTTTATCACATTGTTAATGAGTTGCTTCCATCTGGAGAAGTAAGTTCCCAACGCGTTGCAACAAGATTATCATTAAGCAAAAGAACCCTGGAACGCCGTCTTTCCGAACAAAACACCAGTCTTACAGACATTGTGCGACACTGCCGCAAGGATATGGCTGAGCATTATTTGCTTAATACACATATGCCTATGACTGAAATAACACTGATGCTTGGGTATCGTGAAACAACTTCATTCTTTCGAGCTTTTCGAAGTTGGTTTGGGTGCTCGCTAAAGGCGTTCAAAGAAGGGGCTTCGCGCCACTCATAG
- a CDS encoding ShlB/FhaC/HecB family hemolysin secretion/activation protein translates to MAINPIQSFIPPLFLRQALCLSLAGLLASSPAVAQTQPDAGSILQQLTPQIPQIAPALPSVESRQDDPLAPIPAAGPTVLITSMTIVDVDGVLTDEEKFALVGDATGQRLDYAGMLSYRDKVTAYLRAKGYLMARAYLPRQDVTDGTVEIHILIGRLDEQQSFLFEREDANDAADDARPSSELDVDFLTRMAAAHLTPGEALSEAPLNASVLKMSDLHGINATATLTQGAELGELRVRYQLQTEPRHNLLAWVDNQGNRSTGETQAAAQYRLVNPSGKGDQLSLFANHSNGVDLANLSYATPLNPHGLMLNLGYLNLDYRVMTEFGREQQSRGSVQGVNAGLTYALIRSRVHNLYLSGEFSKQHLLDEVRGDIIKQRDKHSLKLGLNGDWLDGRYGGGFNSWSFNWTQGQLDLPIGLDADQGGFQTAGGYTKLNLSFNRIQRLNADWTASLAYRGQRAFKNLDSSEQMSLGGVSGVRAYPGSEASGDEADLINFELRYELPQTGWFDSAQLTAFYDIGWVQLHKDLGNQRPNNQQEINAYSLQGAGLGIRMTRRNNLMLQLQLASKIGTNPGLDNNGNDADGRTDDTRVWAQLVKWF, encoded by the coding sequence ATGGCAATAAACCCAATCCAGTCGTTTATACCCCCACTATTTCTACGACAGGCATTATGCTTGAGCCTAGCAGGCCTGCTAGCCAGCTCACCCGCTGTGGCTCAAACCCAACCCGATGCCGGGTCGATTTTGCAACAACTTACCCCGCAGATTCCTCAAATCGCGCCTGCGCTCCCTTCAGTGGAGTCGCGTCAAGACGATCCATTAGCGCCAATTCCGGCGGCCGGACCAACGGTATTGATCACATCCATGACCATTGTCGATGTGGACGGTGTGCTCACTGACGAAGAAAAGTTCGCACTGGTAGGTGATGCTACAGGCCAGCGGTTGGACTATGCCGGTATGCTCAGTTACCGCGATAAAGTTACCGCCTATTTGCGTGCCAAAGGCTATTTAATGGCCCGTGCCTATTTGCCGCGTCAAGATGTCACCGACGGCACGGTCGAGATCCATATTCTGATTGGTCGGCTGGACGAACAGCAGTCGTTTTTATTTGAACGTGAAGACGCAAATGATGCCGCCGACGATGCGCGACCCAGCAGTGAGCTTGATGTGGATTTTCTTACCCGTATGGCCGCCGCACATCTCACCCCTGGTGAAGCGCTGAGTGAAGCGCCGCTCAATGCCAGCGTGTTAAAAATGAGCGATTTGCACGGCATTAACGCCACCGCCACGCTCACGCAAGGGGCGGAGTTGGGTGAGCTGCGGGTGCGTTATCAACTGCAAACCGAGCCGCGGCACAATCTGTTGGCCTGGGTGGATAACCAAGGCAATCGCAGTACCGGCGAAACCCAAGCGGCGGCGCAATACCGATTGGTCAACCCCAGTGGCAAGGGCGATCAGTTGAGCCTGTTTGCCAACCACAGCAACGGGGTCGATCTGGCGAACCTCAGTTATGCTACGCCTCTTAACCCACACGGCCTAATGCTCAATCTGGGCTATTTAAACCTGGATTATCGCGTGATGACCGAATTTGGTCGTGAGCAGCAATCGCGTGGGTCGGTGCAAGGCGTTAATGCCGGACTCACCTATGCGCTGATTCGCTCGCGGGTGCACAACCTGTATTTGAGTGGGGAATTTAGCAAGCAGCATTTACTCGATGAGGTACGCGGAGACATTATCAAACAGCGTGACAAGCACAGCCTAAAGCTCGGCCTCAATGGCGACTGGTTGGACGGGCGCTATGGTGGCGGCTTTAACAGCTGGTCGTTCAACTGGACCCAAGGGCAATTAGACCTGCCGATTGGCTTGGACGCCGACCAAGGCGGTTTTCAAACTGCCGGCGGTTACACCAAGCTCAATCTCAGCTTTAACCGCATTCAACGACTTAACGCCGACTGGACCGCATCACTGGCCTATCGCGGTCAACGGGCGTTTAAAAACCTCGACTCCTCCGAACAAATGAGCCTCGGTGGTGTCAGTGGCGTGCGAGCCTATCCGGGGTCTGAGGCCAGTGGCGATGAAGCCGACCTGATTAATTTTGAACTGCGTTACGAACTGCCCCAAACCGGTTGGTTCGACAGCGCGCAACTCACCGCCTTTTATGACATTGGCTGGGTGCAGTTGCACAAAGATTTGGGCAACCAGCGCCCAAACAATCAACAAGAAATTAATGCCTACAGCTTACAAGGCGCGGGCTTGGGCATTCGGATGACCCGGCGCAATAACCTGATGCTGCAGTTGCAACTGGCCAGCAAAATCGGCACCAATCCCGGCCTAGATAACAATGGCAATGACGCGGATGGTCGTACCGACGACACGCGGGTGTGGGCACAATTGGTCAAGTGGTTCTAA
- a CDS encoding MFS transporter produces the protein MHNQIMHGIKANLNQIVQQLIQVFLVGLALGMTRTVVPGLAESEFGLAANAFMSLVMFVFVFGLVKASMNLVAGHLSEQYGRRRLLVVGWLLALPVPFLIYYAQSWSWIVWAMVFLGLNQGLCWSMALNSKLDLAKANQKGLINGLNEFSGYAAVGLAGWMTAYLAEVYGAREALLGFGLVVIGLGLVLAIWKVLDTRPWSNLHQRHYDNNQHNQSQNNQHHGDDGEKQTEQKQSLAQAFKIGTFQHKQLVALNQAGLVEKFIDALVWIFMPVYLISQTQTLVQASGIIAVYGVVWGASQLITGPASDKFGRRALIVGGFWLCAITSISFVWVDSMAAWSLLAAFMGFGMAMLYPTLGAAVADYSQPKQRASMLGVYRFWRDFGYAAGALLLGLLAFYTSSVVWPFYFVGAMMFLSGLWVYLALKPQKIV, from the coding sequence ATGCATAATCAAATAATGCACGGTATCAAAGCCAATCTGAATCAGATTGTACAGCAGCTGATTCAGGTGTTTTTAGTTGGTTTAGCCTTGGGTATGACCCGAACCGTGGTACCAGGCCTGGCGGAAAGCGAGTTTGGTTTAGCGGCAAATGCCTTTATGAGTCTGGTGATGTTTGTGTTCGTGTTTGGGCTGGTAAAGGCGAGCATGAACTTGGTGGCGGGTCATTTAAGTGAGCAGTATGGGCGCCGTCGATTATTGGTAGTCGGTTGGTTATTGGCTTTACCTGTACCCTTCTTAATCTATTATGCGCAAAGCTGGTCATGGATTGTCTGGGCGATGGTGTTTCTAGGGTTAAACCAAGGCCTGTGCTGGTCGATGGCACTCAATAGTAAACTCGATTTAGCCAAGGCGAATCAAAAGGGATTGATTAACGGCTTAAATGAATTTTCCGGTTATGCGGCGGTCGGCCTGGCAGGCTGGATGACGGCGTATTTAGCTGAAGTGTATGGCGCGCGTGAAGCCTTATTAGGTTTTGGTCTGGTGGTGATAGGTTTAGGTTTAGTGCTCGCGATCTGGAAAGTATTGGATACGCGTCCTTGGTCGAACTTGCATCAGCGTCATTATGACAATAACCAGCATAACCAAAGTCAGAACAACCAACACCACGGTGATGATGGTGAAAAACAAACCGAGCAAAAACAATCCCTGGCGCAAGCATTCAAAATCGGCACCTTTCAACATAAACAACTGGTCGCACTCAATCAAGCAGGCCTGGTGGAAAAGTTTATTGACGCCTTGGTATGGATTTTTATGCCGGTCTATTTGATTTCGCAAACCCAAACACTGGTGCAAGCCAGTGGAATTATTGCGGTTTATGGCGTGGTCTGGGGCGCGTCTCAACTCATCACCGGCCCGGCATCGGATAAGTTTGGCCGGCGCGCACTGATTGTTGGTGGGTTTTGGTTGTGTGCGATTACCAGTATTAGTTTTGTCTGGGTGGATTCGATGGCCGCTTGGTCTTTGCTCGCTGCTTTTATGGGCTTCGGTATGGCAATGCTTTATCCCACGTTGGGCGCGGCGGTGGCCGATTACAGTCAGCCAAAACAACGTGCCTCGATGCTGGGTGTGTATCGTTTTTGGCGCGATTTTGGTTATGCCGCCGGCGCGCTATTGTTGGGCTTACTGGCCTTCTATACCAGCTCAGTCGTATGGCCGTTTTACTTTGTCGGCGCGATGATGTTTTTATCTGGATTATGGGTATACTTAGCTTTGAAGCCGCAAAAGATAGTTTAG